One Siniperca chuatsi isolate FFG_IHB_CAS linkage group LG5, ASM2008510v1, whole genome shotgun sequence DNA window includes the following coding sequences:
- the inpp5e gene encoding phosphatidylinositol polyphosphate 5-phosphatase type IV isoform X2, which yields MTENGEDSPLHQSCEAPGKGDSVVNDSRALKTSLVDAIPCKEHNDPLKPTARNAEGEVIPYQPRPPYLPRLSKSSRSGSVDETVRTRRLRNSQESLSDPAETGSSADSLKEDQTVPAQGEFVLSGAATIRNDQDSNVRPLSAVTRGAPVFRDGGSSLSDYERRPPSQQSDPTDNQVRPTKMRLSPVQPTGPLPVLEKSFASATLRAANRIDRDCLDYAMLARENLEERLHRNLSDSRLLENMGSDSASVNSMRSTYSVLSPIRPQDVRNRSFLEGSLLGSGALLGAEELDRYFPNRRVGIYIATWNMQGEKGLPANLDDLLLPTDSEFAQDFYIIGVQEGCPDRREWETRLQETLGPYYVMLYAASHGVLYLTVFVRRDLIWFCSAGDAKVYERILDYNKIVEALALPKGLPDTNPYRSTPSDVTTRFDQVFWFGDFNFRLGKARVDVETIINRTVVGCDMGSLLEHDQLYKEMKDGSIFKGFQEAPIHFFPTYKFDIGCDIYDTTSKQRTPSYTDRIVFRNRHADDIKVVKYTSCSGIKTSDHRPVIGVFQVKLRPGRDNIPLGAGQFDRGLYLEGIRRRITRELKRREAMKNQSSSTICTIS from the exons ATGACTGAGAATGGAGAGGACAGCCCCCTCCATCAGTCCTGTGAGGCTCCTGGTAAAGGAGATTCAGTTGTCAATGACAGTAGGGCACTCAAGACCTCCTTAGTAGATGCCATACCCTGCAAGGAGCACAATGATCCCCTTAAACCCACTGCTAGAAACGCAGAGGGAGAGGTAATTCCCTACCAGCCTCGGCCACCCTACCTACCAAGGCTGTCAAAGTCCAGCAGAAGTGGCTCAGTGGACGAGACTGTGAGAACCAGGAGGCTGAGAAACAGTCAGGAGAGTCTGAGTGACCCGGCTGAGACTGGCTCTTCCGCAGACTCGCTTAAAGAGGACCAAACAGTTCCAGCTCAAGGTGAGTTTGTTCTCAGTGGTGCTGCCACCATCAGGAATGACCAGGACTCCAACGTGAGACCCCTCTCTGCTGTTACAAGAGGAGCCCCAGTCTTCCGGGACGGAGGGAGCAGTCTCTCTGACTATGAAAGGAGGCCCCCCAGCCAGCAGAGCGACCCAACAGACAACCAGGTGAGGCCCACCAAGATGCGTCTGTCTCCGGTGCAACCCACAGGGCCGCTGCCTGTTCTGGAGAAGAGCTTTGCGTCAGCCACTTTAAGGGCGGCTAATAGGATTGACCGGGATTGTTTGGATTATGCCATGTTAGCCAGAGAGAATCTTGAGGAGAGACTCCACAGGAACCTGAGCGACAGCCGGCTTCTGGAGAACATGGGGTCGGATAGTGCCTCTGTCAACTCCATGAGGTCCACTTACAGCGTGCTTAGCCCCATCAGACCCCAGGATGTGAGGAACAG gaGCTTTCTGGAGGGCAGCTTGCTGGGAAGCGGTGCCCTGCTCGGGGCAGAGGAGCTGGACCGCTACTTCCCCAACAGGAGAGTGGGCATCTACATAGCCACTTGGAACATGCAGGGAGAGAAG gggcTGCCAGCCAACTTAGATGATCTCCTCCTTCCAACAGACTCTGAATTTGCACAAGACTTTTATATTATTGGGGTCCAGGAGGGCTGTCCTGACag GAGGGAGTGGGAGACCCGTCTTCAGGAAACTCTGGGACCTTACTATGTCATGCTGTATGCAGCATCACATGGTGTTTTGTATCTCACCGTATTTGTCAGACGAGACCTCATCTGGTTCTGCTCAG CTGGAGATGCCAAGGTTTACGAGAGAATACTAGATTACAACAAGATCGTCGAGGCTCTGGCTCTTCCAAAAGGCCTTCCAGACACCAACCCTTACCGCTCCACTCCAT CTGACGTCACCACAAGATTCGATCAGGTCTTCTGGTTTGGAGATTTTAACTTTCGGCTGGGTAAGGCCCGGGTCGACGTGGAGACCATCATCAACCGCACAGTAGTAGGCTGTGATATGGGCTCTCTGTTGGAGCACGACCAGCTCTACAAGGAAATGAAGGATG GTTCAATCTTTAAAGGCTTCCAAGAGGCACCAATACACTTCTTCCCCACATACAAATTTGACATCGGCTGTGATATCTACGACACTACTTCTAAACAGAGAACGCCTTCATACACA GACAGGATTGTGTTCAGGAACAGGCACGCTGATGACATAAAAGTGGTCAAGTACACCAGCTGCTCCGGCATCAAGACCTCAGACCATCGGCCCGTCATCGGTGTCTTCCAGGTCAAACTCAGGCCAGGCAGAGACAA tATTCCCCTGGGTGCGGGACAATTTGACCGAGGCTTGTACTTGGAGGGCATCAGGAGGAGGATCACCAGGGAGCTGAAGAGGAGGGAGGCCATGAAGAACCAAAGTAGCAGCACCATCTGCACCATCTCCTAA
- the LOC122876736 gene encoding gamma-crystallin M2-like, giving the protein MTSTGMNMMSKIIFYEERNFQGRSYECMSDCPDMSSYLNRCHSCRVERGCFMVYDRTNYMGNQYFMRRGEYADYMSMMGMSDCIRSCRMIPMHRGSYRMRIYERENFGGQMYELMDDCDNIMDRYRMSNCMSCNVMEGHWLMYEQPHYRGRMMYMRPGEYRNFMNMGGSGMRFMSMRRITDSCY; this is encoded by the exons ATGACTTCCACTGGAATGAACATGATGAGCAAG ATCATCTTCTACGAGGAGAGGAACTTCCAGGGTCGTTCCTATGAGTGCATGAGCGACTGCCCAGACATGTCCTCCTACCTGAACAGGTGCCACTCCTGCAGGGTGGAGAGAGGTTGCTTCATGGTGTACGACCGCACCAACTACATGGGCAACCAGTACTTCATGAGGAGGGGCGAGTACGCCGACTACATGAGCATGATGGGCATGAGCGACTGCATCAGGTCTTGCCGCATGATTCCCATG CACAGGGGATCCTACAGGATGAGGATCTACGAGAGGGAGAACTTCGGAGGTCAGATGTATGAGCTGATGGACGACTGCGACAACATCATGGACCGTTACCGCATGTCCAACTGCATGTCCTGCAATGTGATGGAGGGCCACTGGCTGATGTACGAGCAGCCCCACTACAGAGGCAGGATGATGTACATGAGGCCCGGCGAGTACAGGAACTTCATGAACATGGGCGGAAGCGGCATGAGGTTCATGAGCATGAGGCGCATCACCGACTCCTGCTATTAG
- the inpp5e gene encoding phosphatidylinositol polyphosphate 5-phosphatase type IV isoform X1 yields the protein MTENGEDSPLHQSCEAPGKGDSVVNDSRALKTSLVDAIPCKEHNDPLKPTARNAEGEVIPYQPRPPYLPRLSKSSRSGSVDETVRTRRLRNSQESLSDPAETGSSADSLKEDQTVPAQGEFVLSGAATIRNDQDSNVRPLSAVTRGAPVFRDGGSSLSDYERRPPSQQSDPTDNQVRPTKMRLSPVQPTGPLPVLEKSFASATLRAANRIDRDCLDYAMLARENLEERLHRNLSDSRLLENMGSDSASVNSMRSTYSVLSPIRPQDVRNRSFLEGSLLGSGALLGAEELDRYFPNRRVGIYIATWNMQGEKGLPANLDDLLLPTDSEFAQDFYIIGVQEGCPDRREWETRLQETLGPYYVMLYAASHGVLYLTVFVRRDLIWFCSEVEHATVTTRIISQIKTKGAVGIAFTFFGTSFLFITSHFTSGDAKVYERILDYNKIVEALALPKGLPDTNPYRSTPSDVTTRFDQVFWFGDFNFRLGKARVDVETIINRTVVGCDMGSLLEHDQLYKEMKDGSIFKGFQEAPIHFFPTYKFDIGCDIYDTTSKQRTPSYTDRIVFRNRHADDIKVVKYTSCSGIKTSDHRPVIGVFQVKLRPGRDNIPLGAGQFDRGLYLEGIRRRITRELKRREAMKNQSSSTICTIS from the exons ATGACTGAGAATGGAGAGGACAGCCCCCTCCATCAGTCCTGTGAGGCTCCTGGTAAAGGAGATTCAGTTGTCAATGACAGTAGGGCACTCAAGACCTCCTTAGTAGATGCCATACCCTGCAAGGAGCACAATGATCCCCTTAAACCCACTGCTAGAAACGCAGAGGGAGAGGTAATTCCCTACCAGCCTCGGCCACCCTACCTACCAAGGCTGTCAAAGTCCAGCAGAAGTGGCTCAGTGGACGAGACTGTGAGAACCAGGAGGCTGAGAAACAGTCAGGAGAGTCTGAGTGACCCGGCTGAGACTGGCTCTTCCGCAGACTCGCTTAAAGAGGACCAAACAGTTCCAGCTCAAGGTGAGTTTGTTCTCAGTGGTGCTGCCACCATCAGGAATGACCAGGACTCCAACGTGAGACCCCTCTCTGCTGTTACAAGAGGAGCCCCAGTCTTCCGGGACGGAGGGAGCAGTCTCTCTGACTATGAAAGGAGGCCCCCCAGCCAGCAGAGCGACCCAACAGACAACCAGGTGAGGCCCACCAAGATGCGTCTGTCTCCGGTGCAACCCACAGGGCCGCTGCCTGTTCTGGAGAAGAGCTTTGCGTCAGCCACTTTAAGGGCGGCTAATAGGATTGACCGGGATTGTTTGGATTATGCCATGTTAGCCAGAGAGAATCTTGAGGAGAGACTCCACAGGAACCTGAGCGACAGCCGGCTTCTGGAGAACATGGGGTCGGATAGTGCCTCTGTCAACTCCATGAGGTCCACTTACAGCGTGCTTAGCCCCATCAGACCCCAGGATGTGAGGAACAG gaGCTTTCTGGAGGGCAGCTTGCTGGGAAGCGGTGCCCTGCTCGGGGCAGAGGAGCTGGACCGCTACTTCCCCAACAGGAGAGTGGGCATCTACATAGCCACTTGGAACATGCAGGGAGAGAAG gggcTGCCAGCCAACTTAGATGATCTCCTCCTTCCAACAGACTCTGAATTTGCACAAGACTTTTATATTATTGGGGTCCAGGAGGGCTGTCCTGACag GAGGGAGTGGGAGACCCGTCTTCAGGAAACTCTGGGACCTTACTATGTCATGCTGTATGCAGCATCACATGGTGTTTTGTATCTCACCGTATTTGTCAGACGAGACCTCATCTGGTTCTGCTCAG AGGTGGAGCATGCCACAGTCACAACCAGGATAATCTCACAGATCAAGACCAAAGGGGCTGTGGGAATTGCTTTTACCTTTTTTGgcacttccttcctcttcatcacatCTCATTTTACCT CTGGAGATGCCAAGGTTTACGAGAGAATACTAGATTACAACAAGATCGTCGAGGCTCTGGCTCTTCCAAAAGGCCTTCCAGACACCAACCCTTACCGCTCCACTCCAT CTGACGTCACCACAAGATTCGATCAGGTCTTCTGGTTTGGAGATTTTAACTTTCGGCTGGGTAAGGCCCGGGTCGACGTGGAGACCATCATCAACCGCACAGTAGTAGGCTGTGATATGGGCTCTCTGTTGGAGCACGACCAGCTCTACAAGGAAATGAAGGATG GTTCAATCTTTAAAGGCTTCCAAGAGGCACCAATACACTTCTTCCCCACATACAAATTTGACATCGGCTGTGATATCTACGACACTACTTCTAAACAGAGAACGCCTTCATACACA GACAGGATTGTGTTCAGGAACAGGCACGCTGATGACATAAAAGTGGTCAAGTACACCAGCTGCTCCGGCATCAAGACCTCAGACCATCGGCCCGTCATCGGTGTCTTCCAGGTCAAACTCAGGCCAGGCAGAGACAA tATTCCCCTGGGTGCGGGACAATTTGACCGAGGCTTGTACTTGGAGGGCATCAGGAGGAGGATCACCAGGGAGCTGAAGAGGAGGGAGGCCATGAAGAACCAAAGTAGCAGCACCATCTGCACCATCTCCTAA
- the pmpca gene encoding mitochondrial-processing peptidase subunit alpha, which translates to MATHMSRCRTWSRVQRFGIAAYRKYSSGGRYPNISLSAPLPGIPKPVFASVDGQEKYETKITTLENGLKVASQNKFGQFCTVGILVNSGSRHETKYPSGIAHFVEKLAFSSTAQYGSKDEILLTLEKHGGICDCQTSRDTTMYAVSAEVKGLDTVVSLLSDAVLQPRLLDDEIEMTRMAVRFELEDLNMRPDPEPLLTEMIHAAAYRGNTVGLPRFCPVDNVDKIDKNVLHSYLRNYYCPERMVLAGVGIEHEQLVECARKYLLDVKPVWGTSAVASVDLSVAQYTGGIVKMEKDMSDVSLGPTPIPELTHIMIGLESCSFLEDDFIPFAVLNMMMGGGGSFSAGGPGKGMFTRLYLNVLNRHHWMYNATSYHHSYEDSGLLCIHASADPRQVREMVEIITREFIQMAGSAGEMELERAKTQLKSMLMMNLESRPVIFEDVGRQVLSTGKRKLPHELCDLISNVTASDIKRVTTKMLRSKPAVAALGDLTELPSYEHIQAALSSKDGRLPRMYRLFR; encoded by the exons ATGGCGACTCACATGTCGAGGTGTAGAACCTGGAGTCGTGTTCAAAG GTTTGGGATCGCAGCTTACAGAAAGTACAGCAGTGGCGGCAGATACCCAAATATCTCCCTCTCTGCACCGCTGCCTGGGATCCCCAAGCCAGTTTTTGCATCTGTGGATGGTCAGGAAAAATATGAGACCAAGATCACTACTCTAGAAAATGGCCTCAAAGTCGCTTCCCAAAACAAGTTTGGTCAATTCTGCACAGTTGGAA ttttagtaaATTCTGGATCCAGGCATGAAACAAAGTACCCAAGTGGAATAGCACACTTTGTAGAGAAACTTGCCTTCTCT TCCACAGCTCAGTATGGGAGTAAAGATGAAATTCTCCTCACGTTGGAAAAACACGGAGGGATATGCGACTGCCAAACATCAAG AGATACCACCATGTATGCAGTGTCTGCTGAAGTGAAGGGTCTGGACACAGTGGTCAGTCTTCTCTCTGATGCTGTTCTGCAGCCTCGCCTGCTTG ATGATGAGATTGAGATGACCAGAATGGCGGTACGCTTTGAACTAGAAGATCTAAACATGAGGCCAGACCCTGAACCCTTACTCACCGAGATGATACATGCT GCTGCATATCGAGGCAACACGGTCGGACTGCCTCGCTTTTGTCCTGTAGACAATGTGGACAAGATTGACAAGAACGTGCTTCACAGCTACCTGCGTAACTACTACTGTCCTGAGCGGATGGTGCTGGCTGGAGTGGGCATCGAGCACGAGCAGCTGGTCGAATGTGCCAGGAAATACCTGTTGGATGTGAAGCCAGTGTGGGGAACGAGTGCGGTGGCCAGCGTGGACCTCTCTGTCGCACAGTACACTGGTGGCATCGTCAAG ATGGAGAAGGATATGTCAGATGTGAGCCTTGGCCCCACCCCGATCCCAGAGCTCACCCACATCATGATCGGCCTGGAGAGCTGCTCCTTCCTG GAGGACGACTTCATCCCATTCGCGGTGCTCAACATGATGATGGGTGGAGGTGGCTCCTTTTCTGCAGGAGGACCTGGTAAAGGCATGTTCACCCGTCTGTACCTGAACGTACTCAACAG GCATCATTGGATGTACAATGCCACCTCCTACCATCATAGCTATGAGGACAGTGGTCTGCTGTGTATCCATGCCAGTGCAGACCCCAGACAG GTGCGGGAAATGGTGGAGATAATAACCAGAGAGTTCATTCAGATGGCTGGCAGCGCAGGAGAG ATGGAGCTGGAGAGGGCCAAGACTCAGCTCAAGTCCATGTTGATGATGAACCTTGAGTCGCGGCCGGTTATTTTTGAAGATGTTGGTCGCCAGGTTCTCTCCACAGGAAAGAGAAAACTGCCACATGAACTGTGTGATTTAATAA GCAACGTGACAGCCAGTGACATTAAAAGAGTAACCACCAAGATGCTGCGCAGTAAGCCCGCAGTAGCAGCTCTGGGAGACCTGACGGAGCTGCCCTCCTACGAACACATCCAGGCCGCCCTGTCCAGCAAAGACGGACGTCTGCCCCGCATGTATCGCCTGTTCCGATAG